In Verrucomicrobiota bacterium, a single genomic region encodes these proteins:
- a CDS encoding Ig-like domain-containing protein: MMLRIACGLCAVAVFVCSTGSALEPPRAAVAWFTDAAIDAAIDESVKVAAPDPVLPAAKGGWGAAVQLTKGVPVEHPVLFQEQGYISFWIRPDWNGNDGKTHRLLHIGDPERNGLLLEKSAKNTLRYVMASPAKSTVARADVSHWKAGEWHHVAIAWFSNGRGIPAGVPLWIDKEAVDGPIASGNAFLDPDAMSDARLWIGDETAQAAMDELVMRYGPETPTERRPLEVVYRDYFRTAPYTQIAIDPEPHGVPSDRRVVNGYHKQYGVQAQLNGRWERITEYVDDHGYGNWATFDAKPLIAWSTSDEAVATVNAQGRVFGHALGRCTVTAEFRGLRASETFEVIALEQPDFDLYVVERLPRYHKYSIKGYPVPGDVVKSVAHIANYGFEPTPAGVPVTFELIPDSNRNFALDADERPVLSRQVMIDMALEPFTETTVEFEWTWPEEPVWVRVTVDPEDGVAEICEANNQLVEINTGRQVIWGYVDDVYKRFYAEKRINLVGSFSLFDWMRTQSDQLRIMLRRAVYSTTSPVGVETDIRVDEFIDFIPGTGPNRPYEWHLEYQDGGFPIGEDDGSHLDAIWSPVVHELGHTMLSLPDLYGYACSSNLILIADGDGTPYAGGPLLPTLGRRGTSILFSPELGVACGTGYSSLMDMVHLWLHPANAGQIQYYLGQRGVAFWGIHGRLIAASRHELYVLDLNDEPLVGAAVYCYQVTNVDTRQADARLIADRPKFKGHTDKRGCFVFPKKTDPNWDDPETDEVDGSVEVWNPFGTATGDIAATPGSWGTDSMLLLKIVSGDQTEFHWLTISMMNVAFFEGGKDRGVYPIRTSLKPHSEPTPLVRKPVPEAIREQNLAPVAKLDGPRRIRVRPGEMIRLDGSASYDPEGQPLLFRWHADGPVKDEDRFCEKAIYEGAAPSDPRRLRDYDIVFQVVDGVRKSESICIEVELIRDEGSAEEDD; the protein is encoded by the coding sequence ATGATGCTTCGCATCGCATGTGGCTTGTGCGCGGTCGCCGTGTTCGTCTGCAGCACCGGCAGCGCGCTGGAACCGCCGCGGGCGGCGGTCGCGTGGTTCACCGACGCGGCCATTGACGCGGCCATTGACGAGAGCGTGAAGGTTGCGGCGCCCGATCCGGTGTTGCCGGCGGCCAAGGGCGGCTGGGGCGCGGCCGTGCAGTTGACCAAGGGGGTGCCGGTAGAGCACCCCGTGCTGTTCCAGGAGCAGGGTTATATCAGCTTCTGGATTCGCCCTGACTGGAACGGCAACGACGGCAAGACGCACCGGCTGCTGCACATCGGCGATCCAGAGAGGAACGGGTTGCTCCTGGAGAAATCGGCCAAGAATACGTTGCGCTATGTGATGGCCTCGCCAGCGAAGTCGACCGTCGCGCGCGCCGACGTGTCGCACTGGAAAGCCGGCGAGTGGCATCACGTCGCCATCGCCTGGTTCTCGAACGGGCGGGGCATTCCAGCAGGGGTGCCGTTGTGGATTGACAAGGAGGCCGTTGACGGGCCGATCGCTTCGGGGAATGCGTTCCTCGATCCCGACGCAATGAGCGATGCGAGGCTCTGGATCGGCGACGAGACGGCGCAAGCCGCCATGGATGAGCTGGTCATGCGTTACGGTCCGGAAACCCCGACGGAGCGCCGGCCGCTCGAGGTTGTCTACCGTGACTACTTCCGCACGGCGCCATATACGCAGATCGCCATTGATCCGGAGCCGCACGGCGTGCCGTCCGACCGGCGCGTCGTCAACGGTTACCACAAGCAGTACGGCGTTCAGGCCCAGCTCAACGGGCGGTGGGAGCGGATCACCGAGTACGTGGACGATCACGGCTACGGCAACTGGGCGACATTCGACGCGAAGCCGCTTATTGCGTGGTCGACGTCTGACGAAGCGGTCGCTACGGTCAATGCGCAGGGCAGAGTCTTCGGCCATGCCCTTGGGCGCTGCACGGTCACGGCCGAGTTCCGCGGTCTTCGAGCGAGCGAGACGTTCGAGGTGATTGCTCTCGAGCAGCCGGACTTCGATCTCTATGTCGTCGAACGCCTCCCGCGTTACCACAAGTATTCGATCAAGGGCTATCCCGTGCCGGGCGACGTGGTGAAGTCGGTGGCACACATTGCCAACTATGGCTTTGAGCCGACGCCGGCCGGTGTGCCCGTCACGTTTGAGCTAATCCCGGATTCGAACCGTAACTTTGCCCTCGATGCTGACGAACGGCCGGTCCTGAGTAGACAGGTGATGATCGACATGGCACTCGAACCGTTCACCGAGACGACCGTCGAGTTCGAGTGGACGTGGCCCGAGGAGCCCGTCTGGGTCCGGGTTACTGTTGACCCCGAAGATGGTGTCGCCGAGATCTGCGAGGCGAACAACCAGCTTGTTGAGATCAACACGGGCCGTCAAGTGATCTGGGGCTATGTGGACGATGTCTACAAGCGCTTCTATGCAGAGAAGCGCATCAACCTTGTTGGTTCTTTTAGTCTCTTCGACTGGATGCGGACCCAGAGCGACCAGTTGCGCATCATGCTGCGTCGGGCCGTCTATTCGACCACGAGCCCGGTCGGGGTAGAGACGGACATCCGCGTCGATGAGTTCATCGACTTCATCCCCGGTACGGGGCCCAACCGCCCGTACGAGTGGCATCTCGAGTACCAGGACGGCGGCTTCCCGATCGGCGAAGACGATGGCAGCCACCTTGACGCGATCTGGTCGCCCGTCGTCCACGAGTTGGGACACACGATGCTCTCGCTGCCTGACCTGTACGGGTATGCGTGCAGCTCGAACCTCATCCTGATTGCCGACGGGGACGGCACGCCCTATGCGGGCGGACCACTCCTGCCGACGCTTGGGCGCCGTGGCACCAGCATTCTGTTCTCGCCCGAGCTGGGTGTCGCGTGCGGCACGGGCTACAGCAGCCTCATGGACATGGTTCATCTGTGGCTGCATCCGGCGAACGCGGGCCAGATACAGTACTACCTCGGTCAGCGTGGTGTGGCGTTCTGGGGTATTCACGGTCGTCTGATTGCGGCGAGTCGGCACGAGCTGTACGTGCTCGACCTGAATGATGAGCCCCTCGTCGGTGCCGCTGTGTACTGCTACCAGGTGACGAATGTCGACACCCGACAGGCCGATGCGCGGCTTATTGCCGACCGGCCCAAGTTCAAGGGACACACCGATAAGCGGGGGTGCTTCGTCTTCCCCAAGAAGACGGACCCGAACTGGGACGATCCGGAAACCGATGAGGTGGATGGTTCGGTCGAGGTATGGAACCCGTTCGGCACTGCTACCGGGGACATCGCGGCGACGCCCGGGAGCTGGGGCACCGACTCGATGTTGCTGCTCAAGATCGTCAGCGGTGACCAGACCGAGTTCCACTGGTTAACGATCTCGATGATGAACGTGGCGTTTTTCGAGGGCGGCAAGGACCGCGGCGTCTACCCGATCCGCACGAGCCTCAAGCCGCACTCTGAGCCGACGCCCCTGGTGCGCAAGCCGGTGCCGGAGGCGATCCGCGAGCAGAACCTGGCTCCGGTGGCCAAGCTCGATGGGCCTCGAAGGATCCGCGTCAGGCCGGGTGAGATGATTCGGTTGGACGGCTCGGCGAGCTACGATCCCGAGGGCCAGCCGCTTCTGTTCCGTTGGCATGCCGACGGGCCGGTCAAGGACGAGGACCGTTTCTGCGAGAAGGCGATCTACGAGGGCGCGGCACCGAGCGACCCCAGAAGGCTGCGCGACTATGACATCGTGTTCCAGGTCGTCGACGGCGTGCGCAAGAGCGAGTCGATCTGCATCGAAGTCGAGCTGATCCGCGACGAGGGCTCGGCCGAGGAAGATGACTGA